GACGAAGGTATCAGGAACCAGGCCAGTTTGATATGCGCAGGTAGTATCCGCGAGGCAGCAGATGTGGCCAAAGCCATTGCTCTGGGTGCCGACGCGTGTGTTATCGGCACGGCAGCACTGGTGTCCCTGGGATGCAGGGTATGCCAGAAATGTTATACAGGCAACTGTGCTTGGGGCATAGCTACCCAGCGACCTGAATTGACCCGCAGGCTTAATCCGGATGTTGGTTCTCAGAGATTGTGCAACCTGCTTACTGCGTGGGGCCATGAACTGCAGGAAGTCCTGGGTTCTTTGGGTGTGAACAGTATCGAAAGTTTGAGAGGCAGCCGGGAACGACTGCGGGGTGTCGGACTGGATAAGGAAACACTTGACATCCTGGGCGTTAAGCCCGCGGGTGTGGGTATGTGAGGTGACAGGTATGGTAATGACAATAGATGCTGCAGGAATGTACTACAGGGATCTGAATAAACAGATCCGCATAGCTATTGAAGAAGGTGAAACTGAATTCGTCCTGAATAATATCAACGGCCAGCGTTATATTGGAGACGCTGTAGAGAAAAAGGTCAAGATCACTATCAATGGTACTCCGGGCAATGACCTTGCCGCATTTATGAATGGTCCATCAATAGAGGTTTTTGCCAATGGTCAGGACGGTATTGCAAATACCATGAACAGCGGTGAGATAGTGATCCACGGTATGGTGGGGGATGTTATAGGCTACGGCATGCGCGGCGGCAAGCTCATGATCAAGGGTGATGTGGGATATCGTGTGGGTATCCACATGAAAGAGTATAAGAAACAGATCCCTGTCATCGTGGCTGGAGGCTGCGCCGGTGATTTCTATGGTGAATATATGGCCGGAGGGATCATGGTCCTGTTGGGGATCGGTTGTTCTGACGATAAGCCGATCACCGGAGATTATCTTGGTACAGGCATGCACGGCGGAGTAATATACCTGCGTGGTGAGGTTGAGGACCACCAGTTAGGTGCTGAGGTGGCTGTGCTTGAACCTGATGAAAAGGATATGAAGCTGATCACCAAACACGTGACCGAGTGGTGTGAACACTTCGGTTATGACCTTAATGAGGTAATGTCCAAACCTTTCATAAAACTAAAAGCCATAAGCAGCAGGCCTTACGGCAATCTTTATGCTTATTAATTTTTGTTTTTTGAAATAAACACTCAATGGGTCGATAAAAGGGGCGATAATTCGCCCCATATCCATTTTCATAACTGTAAATATAAATTTTTACTTTATATAGTTTCTGTGAATTCACTCATGAATTAAAGGGGGAATCAAAATCTATTTATAGTGTAATAGTCCTTATTTTATGTAGTGATTTTATGAATTTTATAAGTCGAATTTTATTAAATTTAATTATTATTTCATTAATCCTTTTATCAGGATGTGTATCGACGAAGGAACCTGTTGATTCTGAAGACGTTATGGTGGATATTTCACCTATCAAAATAAAGGAATATTCGGAACAGCAAATCTCGTTGACTATATCAAATAAAGCCAATGAACCAATTGATAACGTAAGGGTAACTTCTTTCGGATCTTTTTCAGTATTGGAAAGTCCCAGTGTTAATATTCCCGGAATGAAAGATGAACTTAAGCCGGTGTCAATTGCTGTAAATATTCTAGCACCAAGTTTCGATTCAGATGAAGAACAAATGTTGACATTATCTTATTCTTCAGGGAATGATGAAAAAGGAAATTCAATTATCAAAACAAAAAATATTCCCGTAGAAACCACAATTCTTCCTAATGCAAATCTTCAATATCTGGGTTTTGTAAAAGGGATGGAGAATATTTCAGAAGCAGAAGTAACAACATGGACAATAGCTAAAGGTGAGAATGCAACAATAACTTTCTCAGTTAAAAATGAAGGAAGAACAACTATAGACGAAAACACAATGGACGTGCTTATTGAGGTTGATAACAAAAGAATAGGCAGCAGTAAAAAGATCACTATTAAAGAGCCAATGGCACGGGCCGGTACATCCTATACAAAAGGAGTAGAGGTTCCAATCCTGGAGAATGCTCCAAACGGTGAAACTGATGTATTTGTTACGCTGTTAAAAGGAGATGAAATCCTTGATTCCAGGACACTATTGCTTAAAGTAAAACTCTAAGGTAAAATGAGACCTATAAAATTCATAATTTTATTTGCCATTTTAGGCAGCCTTATTTTTAGTGGTTGCCTTAAAGAATATAGTGAAATTTACATAACAGATGTAGATGTTATGTCTGTTCAACAGAATGATGGAATAAAACTAACAATAACTCCATATATCCAAAATAATCAAAATACTGATAGTAGTGCTCTTTCTATTAAGGTAAAGATACGGGATACCAGTACCAATCTCATTGCAGCAGAAAATGAAATGGACATTGGGTATATCAAAAGTAAATCCCAAATCTATGAAAGTATGTCACTATTGGTCCATAATCCGGGAGAATATGATGTTGAGGTCCAGCTTTTCGAAGACGGTTCAAGCTTATCTCAATATACAACTCCAGTAACAGTTAGATCAACACCTGGCCCTGGCCAGCCAGCAGATATAAAGTTTACTGACATGACTATTGAAATTAGACAGTTTGTGGATAGAATGTCAAATGTTGTTGTGGATGTCTCCCCTGGAATTTATAATCAAGGAGGCGATTCTGAACCCCTTACCTTGCATGTGACAGCCCGTATTGATCAATATAAGGCTTACAATGGGAACGATGAACTTGGTATCGTCCAGGGATCTAACTCTGTTAGAGGAAATGTACGTCTTGTGCTCCCTAAAAATAGCGAGTACACATTTTCTGCAAGCGTAATTGAAAATGGAAAAACGGTAGCAAGCGGGGATATAAGTGAAAATATATTAATAAAAGATATGAAATTGAATACGCCTGTGACTCATATATTCGTGGAAAAAGGAAAACCACCTTCAGCAACCAGTCAACCGGGATTCCAGGGAATCATAACAATTATATCCATTTTGTTGGTATTTAGCTTCATCAATAGAACCAGGAACCAAAGGTGAAGTAATTGAACAATGAACTGAAGAAGGATGAGGACAATTTTTTTAAAAAAAATGTCAAAAAAACAGTGGTGATCATGCTAATATTTTTAATGTTCATCTCTTTATTTTCTTTCTTTTTCAATATGCAATCTGCAATATCAGAACTTTTCGATCCCAGGTATGAAAAACTGATGCAGGCACTATTCAGTTTGTTTGTTCTTGGGATCGGAGCATATCTGGTGAAAATGTTTTTGTCTAAATAAGTTATACTATTGATAAGCAGATAGATATAATGAGTATAATTAGATACCATCCTATCTGATTTTAACTTAAAGGGGAATTTCTTTAACAATATTTTATATTAAAATATAGCATTCTATAACCAATGAACCAGCCCATTCTTGAGTTAAAGGATGTATCAAAGGCAGTCTGGCGAAACATAAACGGAACAAAGGTCAGATCCCAGATACTTTCCAATATCGATCTTGTGGTCCAACGCGGCGACCTTGTCACGATCATGGGTCCGTCGGGCTCTGGGAAGACCACATTTCTCAGGCTGATAAACAGGCTTTCAGAGACCGATTCTGGTAACATCCTGCTAAATAGTATGGATATTAAGGACTATCCACCTGTTGAACTCAGAAGAAAAGTGGGCATGGTGTTCCAGGTACCAGTGGTATTTCGCGGCAGCGTAAGGGACAACCTGGGTTTTGGCATGAAATTATGGGGTGAGGATATTGATCTTGAGGTGCTTGCCATGGATGCGGGTATACCTGAAGACCTGCTGGATGCCGAAGCAGGGAAGCTGTCTGTAGGTGAAAAACAGAGGGTATGCATCGCCCGTGCCCTGGCCAACAGACCCGGGATATTACTGCTGGATGAACCTACATCATCACTGGATATTGAATCTGCCACATTTATCGAAGAATTATTACTGGGTCTGTGTAAAGAAAAAGACCTGACCATGCTTTGGGTAACACATGAGATGGAACAGGCAAAGAGGATCAGGGGCAGAAGATTTGTATTAAACAGGAGCAGGTTGGAGGAAGAGTATGATTGAAATTCCAGCAGAAATCATTCCAAAAATACCAATCCTCCTATTAACAATAATTCTCATTCTGTTCAGTGCAGCCTTTGCCAGAAGATTCAGCTTAGGAAGGGAAATATCATTAGCTGGATCGAGGGCCCTGGTCCAGATATTAATACTTGCTTCCATCATCCTGTTATTGTTCGAACTATCCATCTACTGGAGCGTGTTGATGCTCCTGGCCATGGCCGCCATAGCAGGCCACACCACCTATACCCGCTCAGGCAAACTGGAAAAGGGGCTGTCCATGTCAATAATGTCTATTGTACTGGCATCTGTGCTTCTGCTAATCCCGTTTTTCCTGCTGGACATATTTCCTCTTGAGGCCAGGTACCTTATCCCCACAGGGAGCATCTTTATCGGCAATGCCATGAACATCAGCTCGCTGGCCATTGACAGATACCGGGGCGAGATCAGAAACAGGCGCAATGAGATCGAAGCATACCTGGCACTGGGGGCCACACCCAGGATCGCAACCGCAGCTTGCCTGACCCAGGGTATCAATTCGGCATTGATACCATCCATAGATAATATGAAGAACCTGGGTCTGGTCTGGATCCCTGGTGTGATGACAGGTTTGCTGCTGGGAGGTGCCGACCCCCTGGAAGCGGCTTCTATCCAGATCGCACTTTTTACTTCAATAATGGCGGCAGGGATGCTGGCATCCAGTTTGTTGCTGCATTTTTCTACAGAGAGTTTTTTTACAGAGGCCTTGCAGTTGAGGGATGATTTTTAGTGAATTTGGATTGGTAGTGGTAAGAAATGTGCCTCTTCGCGCAGGTTCATTTTTCATATCGACGAATTTGTTAAACACAATTAGCA
The sequence above is a segment of the Methanosarcinales archaeon genome. Coding sequences within it:
- a CDS encoding ABC transporter permease; amino-acid sequence: MIEIPAEIIPKIPILLLTIILILFSAAFARRFSLGREISLAGSRALVQILILASIILLLFELSIYWSVLMLLAMAAIAGHTTYTRSGKLEKGLSMSIMSIVLASVLLLIPFFLLDIFPLEARYLIPTGSIFIGNAMNISSLAIDRYRGEIRNRRNEIEAYLALGATPRIATAACLTQGINSALIPSIDNMKNLGLVWIPGVMTGLLLGGADPLEAASIQIALFTSIMAAGMLASSLLLHFSTESFFTEALQLRDDF
- a CDS encoding phosphate ABC transporter ATP-binding protein, producing the protein MNQPILELKDVSKAVWRNINGTKVRSQILSNIDLVVQRGDLVTIMGPSGSGKTTFLRLINRLSETDSGNILLNSMDIKDYPPVELRRKVGMVFQVPVVFRGSVRDNLGFGMKLWGEDIDLEVLAMDAGIPEDLLDAEAGKLSVGEKQRVCIARALANRPGILLLDEPTSSLDIESATFIEELLLGLCKEKDLTMLWVTHEMEQAKRIRGRRFVLNRSRLEEEYD